A portion of the Juglans microcarpa x Juglans regia isolate MS1-56 chromosome 1D, Jm3101_v1.0, whole genome shotgun sequence genome contains these proteins:
- the LOC121234236 gene encoding uncharacterized protein LOC121234236, translating into MAPGQSFMDIDLDIKPHFTGEMAPDSSLTKPDGKGLRCRSNCEGTNTGNQAMLDDQNNAPKCPEDLEVDIIGCTIKSDIRLSKCEDPDATEYSSSFADTTSDIENLSGLSEGEVESQFFGDNSLASPFEALSSSFPVRKKLTNHWRNFIRPLMWRCKWTELRIKEIESQALKYSRQSAAYDQRKRSGFDQFTFEGLGSKSLPFSSQCFRTKAVKRRKRKRVEETTDITSYMSQHNLFSYLEIKKSDPDGNSMAGDFGNPVITNPNGDCNDKFDMGNDWSFLELKDGEHLLEQVLWKIEMVHSRVHKLKAQIDMVLAKNASKFSSSENLSLLAPCDLQTSSAHSPTFSAGNGDNVSVGPIYTPTKQILEYDNADIVMPGSAILSYGEAVHVPDIIESTVGLLSAADVTLHQPQIGDSSEDIVDSVLVQSEAAEAERHTFKSMGNQSTETHQEPEIGDQEESTTPSLIPMSEPLSVEKSVGHPEPSTLTCCLASSDVHFPRNKRKRGERKAGSGIWSRKSSGEADSQ; encoded by the exons ATGGCTCCTGGCCAATCATTTATGGACATTGACCTTGACATTAAACCACACTTCACAGGAGAAATGGCACCTGATAGTTCCCTGACAAAACCAGATGGTAAGGGTTTAAGGTGCAGGAGTAACTGCGAAGGCACCAACACTGGGAATCAAGCTATGTTGGATGATCAAAATAATGCTCCAAAGTGCCCTGAGGATCTTGAGGTTGATATAATTGGATGTACAATTAAAAGTGACATCAGGTTATCCAAATGTGAGGATCCGGATGCAACTGAATATTCAAGCTCATTTGCCGACACTACATCTGATATTGAGAATTTGTCAGGATTGAGTGAAGGAGAAGTGGAATCACAATTCTTTGGTGACAACAGTTTGGCTTCTCCATTTGAAGCATTGAGTAGTTCGTTTCCAGTGAG GAAGAAGTTGACAAATCACTGGAGGAACTTTATACGCCCTTTGATGTGGCGTTGCAAATGGACAGAATTGAGAATTAAGGAGATAGAGTCGCAAGCATTAAAATATTCCAGGCAGAGTGCAGCATATGACCAGAGAAAACGTTCAGGATTCGACCAGTTTACATTTGAAGGATTGGGTTCAAAGTCATTGCCATTTTCTAGTCAATGTTTCAGAACAAAGGCTGTAAAGAGGAGGAAACGGAAGAGAGTTGAAGAAACCACTGATATAACATCATACATGTCACAGCATAACCTTTTCTCTTATCTTG AAATCAAGAAGTCTGATCCAGATGGAAATTCAATGGCTGGTGATTTTGGTAATCCAG TAATCACCAACCCAAATGGCGATTGCAATGACAAATTTGATATGGGTAATGATTGgtcatttttggagttgaaagaTGGTGAACATTTACTAGAGCAAGTCCTTTGGAAAATTGAAATGGTGCATTCTCGGGTTCACAAACTGAAGGCTCAAATTGACATGGTACTGGCCAAAAATGCTTCGAAGTTCTCTTCCTCAGAGAATTTGAGCCTTCTAGCACCTTGTGATTTACAGACTAGCTCTGCTCACAGTCCTACATTCTCTGCTGGCAATGGAGACAATGTATCAGTAGGACCCATATATACTCCAACTAAACAAATATTAGAGTATGACAACGCAGATATTGTTATGCCTGGAAGTGCCATTTTAAGTTATGGGGAGGCAGTCCATGTTCCCGATATAATTGAAAGCACGGTGGGACTGTTGTCTGCTGCTGATGTCACCCTTCATCAGCCACAGATTGGAGATTCATCTGAAGAT ATTGTAGATAGTGTTCTGGTACAAAGTGAGGCAGCTGAAGCGGAAAGGCATACTTTCAAAAGTATGGGTAACCAATCCACAGAGACGCATCAGGAACCAGAGATAGGTGACCAAGAAGAAAGCACCACTCCCTCTTTAATTCCAATGTCAGAACCTCTTTCTGTGGAGAAATCTGTCGGGCACCCAGAGCCATCAACCCTGACATGTTGTTTAGCATCATCAGATGTCCATTTTCCCAGGAATAAGAGAAAGCGTGGGGAGCGCAAAGCTGGCTCTGGTATTTGGAGCAGGAAATCCTCGGGCGAGGCTGATAGCCAGTGA
- the LOC121248585 gene encoding uncharacterized protein LOC121248585: protein MQDPKNSNTRKPWYQRAIEMATVWRPISKSTEIPTTNATPWKTINSKSSSKDIPSTSTRSVHKLRKCTSLRVATSFTRVCLCAPISSYNEVFRADQVPPRRSNSYPRSKPFPTTTTTTTTSQDHQRIIPFPSHARLSVEGRRVFRGKSLTDDVLMRRFVVEEEAMMQVRRRNQMEVIRRRSIMRRKKLGPSRLSRMVMAGREDHDQADHEH from the exons ATGCAAGATCCAAAGAACTCAAACACAAG GAAGCCTTGGTATCAAAGAGCAATCGAGATGGCCACTGTATGGAGACCCATTTCCAAGTCCACAGAAATCCCGACGACAAACGCTACGCCATGGAAAACCATTAATTCCAAAAGTAGCAGCAAAGATATCCCAAGTACCAGTACTAGATCAGTACATAAGCTAAGAAAATGCACCTCTCTAAGGGTAGCCACTTCATTCACTCGAGTTTGTCTTTGTGCACCAATCTCTTCTTACAACGAGGTTTTCCGAGCTGATCAGGTGCCACCCAGAAGAAGCAACAGCTACCCAAGATCAAAGCCATTTcccactactactactactactactacgtCACAAGATCATCAGAGAATTATTCCTTTTCCAAGTCATGCAAGACTTAGTGTGGAAGGAAGAAGAGTTTTCCGTGGAAAGTCTTTGACCGACGACGTTTTAATGAGAAGATTTGTTGTCGAAGAAGAAGCAATGATGCAAGTTAGGAGGAGGAATCAAATGGAAGTGATAAGGAGGAGGAGTATTATGAGAAGGAAGAAGCTGGGTCCTAGTCGTCTTAGTAGAATGGTGATGGCAGGGCGGGAGGATCATGATCAGGCCGATCACGAACATTAA
- the LOC121253423 gene encoding protein IQ-DOMAIN 14 — MGRKGSWFSAIKRVFIPHSKAKPVNDSEKKSTKEKKKKGKLRHGDTNSFIPLFREPSSIEKIFGDFEREQQILTFRPPTPAEQSKTPPFLTPRAASPRAPSPRVASPRVASPRVASPRAASPRIVHHYKEISHRPEPTLRNHHASATKIQAAYRGYKARRSFRALKGLVRLQGVVRGQNVKRQTMNAMKYMQLLVRVQSQIQTRRIQMLENQTRRQVQFRNDKEVESTFGKWSQASEAGNHDDWDDSLLTKEQIEAKLQRKVEAVIKRERAMAYAYSHQLWKATPKSGQTPLTDIRSGGFPWWWNWLERQLPPANPTEGLAVKNFQLTPQRPHSELKPSPLPQSSNYKQHHFGFDNMDIATPRSSKSTILTTAKQARTPPPNRTPLGNSSLSKFSRPRASGADSAYDLSLKDDDSLMSCPPFSVPSYMAQTVSAKAKVRAGSNPRDRFPGTPASESKRRLSFPLTQGIGPFKWNKGSLFSNKDSGSQRMLDKNQSLQSIGNLSVDSTVSLPAGVGRKPFNRFV, encoded by the exons ATGGGAAGGAAAGGCAGTTGGTTTTCTGCAATCAAGAGAGTGTTTATACCGCATTCTAAGGCGAAGCCAGTCAAT GACTCAGAGAAGAAAagcacaaaagaaaagaagaagaagggaaaacTAAGACATGGGGATACCAATTCATTCATTCCCCTATTCAGAGAGCCAAGCAGCATTGAAAAAATTTTTGGGGACTTTGAAAGAGAGCAACAAATATTAACTTTTAGGCCTCCCACGCCTGCTGAGCAATCAAAAACACCCCCTTTTCTGACTCCTAGAGCTGCTTCTCCAAGGGCTCCTTCTCCAAGGGTTGCCTCTCCCAGAGTTGCTTCTCCAAGGGTTGCATCCCCTAGAGCTGCTTCTCCTCGGATTGTTCATCACTACAAAGAGATTAGCCACAGACCAGAACCAACTCTAAGAAACCACCATGCTTCAGCTACTAAGATCCAAGCAGCCTATAGAGGTTATAAG GCAAGGAGAAGCTTTAGAGCATTAAAGGGTCTGGTGAGGCTTCAAGGAGTGGTGAGAGGACAGAATGTGAAGCGTCAGACAatgaatgccatgaaatacATGCAACTCTTGGTACGTGTTCAATCTCAGATTCAGACACGGAGGATCCAGATGTTAGAAAACCAAACCCGGCGGCAAGTTCAATTCAGGAATGATAAGGAAGTGGAGAGTACCTTTGGCAAATGGAGCCAGGCA TCCGAGGCAGGTAACCATGATGACTGGGATGATAGCTTGCTAACAAAGGAGCAGATAGAGGCAAAATTGCAGAGAAAGGTTGAGGCAGTTATCAAGAGGGAGAGAGCCATGGCCTATGCATATTCACACCAG TTGTGGAAAGCCACTCCTAAATCAGGTCAAACACCTCTAACCGATATCCGATCTGGGGGATTCCCATGGTGGTGGAACTGGTTGGAACGCCAGCTGCCTCCAGCAAATCCAACTGAAGGACTTGCAGTGAAAAATTTTCAACTTACACCTCAAAGACCGCATTCAGAGCTGAAGCCAAGCCCACTACCCCAATCAAGCAACTACAAGCAACATCATTTTGGGTTTGATAATATGGATATTGCCACACCAAGATCCTCAAAATCAACCATACTCACGACGGCAAAACAGGCTCGAACCCCACCTCCGAATAGAACCCCACTAGGCAACAGCAGCTTGTCAAAGTTTTCAAGACCAAGAGCTAGTGGAGCTGATTCCGCTTATGATCTGTCATTAAAGGACGACGACAGCCTCATGAGCTGCCCACCATTTTCAGTTCCAAGCTACATGGCTCAAACAGTTTCAGCCAAAGCCAAAGTAAGAGCTGGTAGTAACCCCAGGGATAGGTTTCCAGGGACTCCGGCCAGCGAGTCAAAGAGGCGACTTTCATTCCCTTTGACACAAGGCATAGGGCCTTTCAAGTGGAACAAGGGCTCCTTGTTCTCTAACAAGGATTCT